One Roseomonas sp. OT10 DNA window includes the following coding sequences:
- a CDS encoding aspartate dehydrogenase — protein sequence MSPRTVAIAGLGAIGLPLARSLDAGVEGLRLTAVAARNPERATAKLAGFRDPPRVVPLEALAEQAEIVVEAAPASVFEALARSAIARGRIFVPASVGALLPRMHLVEEARRSGARIVVPTGALLGLDAVRAAAEGPVESVTLETRKPPRGLEGAPYLVEHGIAVTGLTGPLRVFAGNAFDAAQGFPANVNVAAALALAGIGPERTRVEIWADPGVTRNTHTIRVEAAAARLTMTIENVPSEENPRTGRITPLSLLACLKGLVAPLRVGT from the coding sequence ATGTCCCCAAGGACCGTCGCCATCGCCGGGCTGGGTGCCATCGGCCTGCCCCTGGCCCGTTCGCTGGATGCCGGGGTGGAAGGCCTGCGCCTGACGGCCGTCGCCGCGCGGAACCCCGAGCGCGCCACGGCCAAGCTGGCCGGCTTCCGCGACCCGCCCCGCGTGGTGCCCCTGGAAGCGCTGGCGGAACAGGCGGAGATCGTGGTCGAGGCGGCCCCGGCCAGCGTCTTCGAAGCCCTCGCCCGCTCCGCCATCGCGCGGGGGCGGATCTTCGTCCCGGCCTCGGTGGGGGCGCTGTTGCCCCGGATGCATCTGGTGGAGGAGGCGCGGCGCAGCGGCGCCCGGATCGTGGTGCCCACCGGCGCCCTGCTGGGGCTGGATGCCGTGCGCGCCGCGGCCGAGGGCCCGGTGGAGAGCGTCACGCTGGAAACCCGCAAGCCGCCGCGCGGGCTGGAGGGCGCGCCCTACCTGGTCGAGCACGGGATCGCCGTCACGGGCCTGACCGGGCCGTTGCGGGTCTTCGCCGGCAATGCCTTCGACGCCGCGCAGGGCTTCCCCGCGAATGTGAACGTGGCGGCCGCCCTCGCCCTGGCGGGCATCGGCCCGGAGCGGACCAGGGTCGAGATCTGGGCCGATCCCGGCGTGACCCGGAACACCCACACCATCCGCGTCGAGGCGGCCGCCGCGCGGTTGACCATGACCATCGAGAACGTGCCCAGCGAGGAGAACCCGCGCACCGGCCGGATCACCCCGCTGTCGCTGCTGGCCTGCCTGAAGGGCCTGGTCGCGCCCCTCCGCGTCGGCACCTGA
- a CDS encoding aminotransferase → MKPQNTLLSNTGTTVFTVMSALAVQHGAINLGQGFPDQEGPQDVVRAAADALLDNRNQYPPLTGVPELREAVAAANRRFYGLEIDPAAEVVVTSGATEAITASLMALLNPGDEVVLIEPLYDTYLPVVRLLGAVPRLVRLTPPRWELPRAELAAAFGPKTKAILLNSPMNPSGKVFTAAELAFVAELVQRHDAYAVCDEVYEHLTFDGWKHIPLMTLPGMRERCLRIGSAGKTFSLTGWKVGYVTCDRSIAPNVAKAHQNLTFTTAPNLQRAVAVGLARGDDYYEGLSASLQAKRDRLAAGLTGLGFGVLPAQGSYFITADFRPLGFAGDDVAFCRHITEAAKVTAIPVSAFYDGPDAPTHYARFAFCKRETVLDEAIARLAAWKQARNAGEARATG, encoded by the coding sequence ATGAAGCCGCAGAACACGCTGCTGTCCAACACCGGCACCACCGTCTTCACCGTGATGTCGGCGCTGGCGGTGCAGCACGGCGCTATCAACCTGGGCCAGGGCTTCCCCGACCAGGAGGGTCCGCAGGACGTGGTCCGCGCCGCCGCCGACGCGCTGCTGGACAACCGCAACCAGTACCCGCCCCTGACCGGCGTGCCGGAGCTGCGCGAGGCCGTGGCCGCGGCCAACCGCCGCTTCTACGGGCTGGAGATCGACCCGGCGGCGGAGGTGGTCGTCACCTCCGGCGCGACCGAGGCGATCACGGCGAGCCTCATGGCCCTGCTCAACCCGGGCGACGAGGTGGTGCTGATCGAGCCGCTCTACGACACCTATCTGCCGGTGGTGCGGCTGCTGGGCGCCGTGCCGCGCCTCGTCCGCCTGACGCCGCCGAGGTGGGAGCTGCCGCGCGCCGAGCTGGCCGCCGCCTTCGGCCCGAAGACCAAGGCGATCCTGCTCAACAGCCCGATGAACCCCTCCGGCAAGGTCTTCACCGCCGCCGAGCTGGCCTTCGTCGCGGAGCTGGTGCAGCGCCACGACGCCTATGCCGTCTGCGACGAGGTATACGAGCACCTGACCTTCGACGGCTGGAAGCACATCCCGCTGATGACCCTGCCGGGCATGCGGGAGCGCTGCCTGCGAATCGGCTCGGCCGGCAAGACCTTCAGCCTGACCGGCTGGAAGGTGGGCTACGTCACCTGCGACCGCTCCATCGCCCCCAACGTCGCCAAGGCGCACCAGAACCTGACCTTCACCACCGCGCCCAACCTGCAACGGGCGGTGGCGGTCGGGCTGGCCAGGGGCGACGACTACTACGAGGGCCTCTCCGCCTCGCTGCAGGCCAAGCGCGACCGGCTGGCCGCCGGGCTGACGGGCCTCGGCTTCGGCGTGCTGCCGGCCCAGGGCTCCTACTTCATCACCGCGGACTTCCGCCCGCTGGGCTTCGCCGGGGACGACGTCGCCTTCTGCCGGCACATCACCGAGGCGGCGAAGGTCACGGCCATCCCGGTCAGCGCCTTCTACGACGGGCCGGACGCCCCGACGCACTACGCCCGCTTCGCCTTCTGCAAGCGGGAGACGGTGCTGGACGAGGCGATCGCACGGCTGGCGGCCTGGAAGCAGGCGCGCAACGCCGGCGAGGCGCGCGCGACGGGCTGA
- a CDS encoding P-II family nitrogen regulator — protein MKKIEAIIKPFKLDEVKDALHEIGLQGLTVVEAKGFGRQKGHTELYRGAEYVVDFLPKVKIEVICPDDLAERAIEAITAAARTGRIGDGKIFVSDVQEVIRIRTGERGDDAV, from the coding sequence ATGAAGAAGATCGAGGCCATCATCAAGCCCTTCAAGCTCGACGAGGTGAAGGACGCGCTGCACGAGATCGGCCTGCAGGGGCTGACCGTGGTGGAGGCGAAGGGCTTCGGCCGCCAGAAGGGCCATACGGAGCTGTACCGTGGCGCGGAGTACGTCGTGGACTTCCTGCCGAAGGTGAAGATCGAGGTGATCTGCCCCGACGACCTGGCCGAGCGCGCGATCGAGGCGATCACCGCCGCCGCCCGGACGGGTCGCATCGGCGACGGCAAGATCTTCGTCTCCGACGTGCAGGAGGTGATCCGCATCCGCACCGGCGAGCGCGGCGACGACGCCGTCTGA
- the glnA gene encoding type I glutamate--ammonia ligase: protein MAKKPAAPAAPAMPEGVSRVMDMIRENSVEYVDFRFTDPKGKWQHTAQHVSTIEPEVFQDGIMFDGSSIAGWKAINESDMILMPDTLNACMDPFSAKPQLILFCDIVEPSTGQLYSRDPRGTAKKAEAYLRSSGIGDTAFFGPEAEFFVFDDVKFGTGGNFGHYKLESIEGPGANMKDYPEGNMGHRPLVKGGYFPVNPVDSEVDLRAEMLSTMMEMGVAGEKHHHEVAQSQHELGTKFGPLVTQADHMQIYKYVIHNVAHSYGKTATFMPKPIYGDNGSGMHVHQSIWKDGKPLFAGNGYADLSDYALWYIGGIIKHAKALNAFTNPSTNSYKRLIPGFEAPVLLAYSARNRSASCRIPYATSPKAKRVEVRFPDPTANPYLAFAAMLMAGLDGIKNKIHPGEAMDKDLYDLPPEELKGIPTVCGSLREALGALEADHEFLLAGDVFGKDQIDSYIELKWQDVYRFEHTPHPVEFEMYYSV, encoded by the coding sequence ATGGCGAAGAAGCCCGCAGCACCCGCAGCGCCGGCGATGCCGGAAGGCGTCTCCAGGGTCATGGACATGATCCGGGAGAACAGCGTCGAGTACGTCGACTTCCGGTTCACCGACCCGAAGGGCAAGTGGCAGCATACCGCCCAGCATGTCTCGACCATCGAGCCTGAGGTCTTCCAGGACGGCATCATGTTCGACGGCTCGTCGATCGCCGGCTGGAAGGCGATCAACGAGTCCGACATGATCCTGATGCCGGACACGCTGAACGCCTGCATGGATCCCTTCTCGGCCAAGCCGCAGCTGATCCTGTTCTGCGACATCGTCGAACCCTCGACCGGCCAGCTCTACTCGCGCGACCCGCGCGGCACGGCGAAGAAGGCCGAGGCCTATCTGCGGTCCTCCGGCATCGGCGACACCGCCTTCTTCGGCCCCGAGGCCGAGTTCTTCGTGTTCGACGACGTGAAGTTCGGCACGGGCGGCAACTTCGGCCACTACAAGCTGGAGAGCATCGAGGGCCCCGGGGCCAACATGAAGGACTACCCCGAGGGCAACATGGGTCACCGCCCGCTGGTCAAGGGCGGCTACTTCCCGGTCAACCCGGTGGATTCCGAGGTCGACCTGCGCGCCGAGATGCTCTCCACGATGATGGAGATGGGCGTGGCAGGCGAGAAGCACCACCACGAGGTGGCGCAGTCGCAGCACGAGCTGGGCACCAAGTTCGGCCCGCTGGTGACCCAGGCCGACCACATGCAGATCTACAAGTACGTGATCCACAACGTGGCGCATTCCTACGGGAAGACCGCGACGTTCATGCCCAAGCCGATCTACGGCGACAACGGCTCTGGCATGCACGTGCACCAGTCGATCTGGAAGGACGGCAAGCCGCTCTTCGCCGGCAACGGCTATGCGGACCTGTCCGACTACGCCCTGTGGTACATCGGCGGCATCATCAAGCACGCCAAGGCGCTGAACGCCTTCACCAACCCGTCGACCAACTCCTACAAGCGCCTGATCCCGGGCTTCGAGGCTCCCGTGCTGCTGGCCTACTCGGCCCGCAACCGCTCCGCCTCCTGCCGCATCCCCTACGCGACCAGCCCGAAGGCCAAGCGCGTGGAGGTCCGCTTCCCCGACCCGACCGCCAACCCCTACCTCGCCTTCGCGGCGATGCTGATGGCCGGTCTCGATGGCATCAAGAACAAGATCCATCCGGGCGAGGCGATGGACAAGGACCTGTACGACCTGCCGCCGGAGGAGCTGAAGGGCATCCCGACGGTCTGCGGCTCGCTGCGCGAGGCGCTGGGCGCGCTCGAGGCCGATCACGAGTTCCTGCTGGCCGGCGACGTGTTCGGCAAGGACCAGATCGACAGCTACATCGAGCTGAAGTGGCAGGACGTGTACCGCTTCGAGCACACGCCGCACCCGGTCGAGTTCGAGATGTACTACTCCGTCTGA
- a CDS encoding biliverdin-producing heme oxygenase, with the protein MPAPVLSALRAATETLHARLEERFDLDRCLASRADYAAMLGTLLGVIAPLEAALGRFDWLAAGLDPEVACWRTPRIEDDLGALGLGRPEIEALPRCAALPGLPSPDAGFGALYVLEGSALGGQLILRRAREALGVSPGDGASFHAALGRPPVGEGWRAFRAALEAHCTDIPAAAAAAATTFQLMEGWAAARAAAACDRRTLSMAMAAP; encoded by the coding sequence ATGCCCGCTCCCGTCCTGTCCGCGCTGCGGGCCGCCACCGAAACCCTCCATGCCCGGCTCGAGGAACGCTTCGACCTCGACCGCTGCCTCGCCTCGCGGGCGGATTACGCCGCGATGCTGGGTACCCTGCTGGGCGTCATCGCCCCGCTCGAGGCCGCCCTCGGCCGCTTCGACTGGCTCGCCGCCGGCCTCGATCCGGAGGTGGCCTGCTGGCGAACCCCGCGCATCGAGGACGACCTGGGGGCGCTGGGCCTCGGCCGGCCGGAGATCGAGGCCCTGCCGCGCTGCGCGGCTTTGCCCGGCCTGCCCTCGCCCGATGCCGGCTTCGGCGCCCTCTACGTCCTGGAGGGCTCCGCCCTGGGGGGCCAGCTGATCCTCCGCCGGGCCCGCGAGGCGCTGGGGGTCTCTCCCGGGGACGGCGCCTCCTTCCACGCCGCCCTCGGCCGGCCGCCGGTCGGGGAGGGGTGGCGCGCCTTCCGGGCCGCCCTGGAAGCCCATTGCACCGATATCCCGGCCGCGGCCGCGGCCGCGGCCACGACCTTCCAGCTGATGGAAGGCTGGGCAGCGGCGCGGGCGGCGGCGGCCTGCGACCGTCGGACGCTGTCCATGGCGATGGCCGCCCCGTGA